Proteins co-encoded in one Candidatus Nomurabacteria bacterium genomic window:
- the miaA gene encoding tRNA (adenosine(37)-N6)-dimethylallyltransferase MiaA yields MTKPKVIAVVGPTASGKTSLSIELAKKYNGEVISADSRQVYRGMDLGTGKVTTDEMDGVPHHLLDICDPMDVYTGADFARDGAAALQDILKRGRTPIVAGGSFFYLDLLRGKSTSAPVEPDETFRESLGNLSNATLMEMLLEKDSVRAATIDTHNRRRLIRALEIIHTLGNVPLPTETESPYEWLILGIDIEKEILHDTIYRRLISRLKSGMIVEARNLHGAGVNYQRMEDIGLEYRYLARHLQGELSESEMTEVLNTKIRQFAKRQLTWLKRDEEIEWFAPQNREAILRRVSDFLAE; encoded by the coding sequence ATGACAAAGCCCAAAGTAATCGCTGTCGTTGGCCCAACCGCCTCCGGCAAAACATCACTTTCTATCGAACTTGCCAAAAAGTATAACGGCGAGGTGATTTCGGCTGATTCACGCCAAGTATACAGAGGAATGGACCTAGGCACAGGGAAAGTCACTACAGACGAAATGGACGGGGTGCCACATCATCTCTTGGATATCTGTGACCCCATGGATGTGTACACCGGGGCGGATTTTGCGCGTGACGGTGCGGCCGCGCTTCAGGATATCCTGAAGCGCGGCCGCACCCCGATTGTCGCCGGCGGCTCCTTTTTCTATCTCGATCTCTTACGAGGCAAAAGCACCTCAGCACCAGTCGAGCCAGACGAGACTTTTCGAGAGTCTCTTGGAAACCTCTCGAACGCCACCTTGATGGAAATGCTACTTGAGAAAGACTCTGTGAGAGCTGCTACTATCGACACACACAACCGCCGTCGCCTCATTCGCGCACTTGAAATCATTCACACTCTCGGGAATGTTCCTCTGCCAACTGAAACGGAGTCCCCATATGAGTGGCTAATACTCGGTATTGATATCGAAAAAGAAATCTTACACGATACTATTTACAGGCGCCTCATCAGTCGCCTTAAGAGTGGCATGATTGTTGAGGCAAGAAATCTGCATGGAGCTGGAGTCAACTACCAGCGCATGGAAGATATAGGCCTTGAATATCGCTACTTAGCGAGACATCTCCAAGGCGAACTGAGCGAATCAGAAATGACTGAAGTTCTGAACACCAAGATTCGACAATTTGCCAAGCGTCAACTGACATGGCTGAAGCGAGATGAAGAAATTGAGTGGTTTGCGCCGCAAAATCGCGAAGCGATTTTGCGGCGCGTAAGCGACTTCCTCGCCGAATAA
- a CDS encoding redoxin domain-containing protein, whose translation MEEVIYESVDLFTIGDEVPEELAFPIYHNDDIGELSFESLRGKWVILMFYPKDFTFVCPTELGEMASLYEEFTKEGAEIVSVSTDTPEVHKAWHDVSPAIKTINFPMAADPSHLLSDLFGVLDAEEGVARRGTFIISPDGVIKGVEITDDAIGRSAKETLRKFKAAKYVGEHPSNVCPASWNEGDETLTPGVDMVGKI comes from the coding sequence ATGGAAGAAGTAATCTACGAATCAGTTGACCTGTTTACCATTGGTGATGAAGTGCCGGAAGAACTGGCGTTTCCAATCTACCACAATGATGATATTGGCGAGCTTAGTTTTGAGTCGCTTCGAGGCAAATGGGTAATTTTGATGTTTTATCCTAAGGACTTTACGTTTGTCTGTCCGACTGAGCTTGGAGAAATGGCTTCACTCTACGAAGAATTTACCAAGGAAGGGGCAGAGATTGTATCTGTTTCTACCGATACTCCAGAGGTGCACAAAGCCTGGCATGACGTGTCACCGGCCATAAAGACTATCAATTTCCCGATGGCAGCTGATCCGAGTCACTTACTTTCAGATTTGTTTGGTGTGTTGGACGCTGAAGAAGGAGTGGCACGTCGGGGGACGTTCATTATTTCTCCGGACGGTGTGATTAAGGGGGTGGAGATTACTGATGATGCAATTGGGCGCAGTGCAAAGGAAACACTTCGTAAGTTTAAGGCAGCAAAGTACGTAGGTGAGCATCCAAGCAATGTATGTCCAGCGAGTTGGAACGAAGGTGATGAAACGCTTACACCAGGCGTAGATATGGTAGGGAAGATTTAA
- a CDS encoding ParB/RepB/Spo0J family partition protein has product MAFQGDSIYWVEVEKVVPNPFQPRREFDQAKLQELSDSIRMYGVLQPLTVTRKEIQREDGTFYSEYELIAGERRLRASKLAGVAQVPVIIREGEQNEQEKLELAIIENLQREDLNAVDRAIAFKQLADMFGLSHAQVAQKMGRSREYVSNSIRLLGLPEHMLQALKTGEMMEGHARTLLMLTDRPEEQEVVFREILLKKLSVREVERIVRKIATDKVRKKNPGEFDANLIDFEKRFTETLGTRVQIQKTDFGGKLTIDYFSEDDLESILKRIKDEVAEQSGGATAVAALAAATPLEMSARESVVATETPTESAVHQATAEHILSSHIREDSAEKVWQPIMPSPENDSTPLTPVQTQTMSEYKSAEPVLPVEQDQYATTTAHSVVEPPTPLMSADEQTPEPKETSLSDVQHTPEPVADDSDLYSIRNFGV; this is encoded by the coding sequence ATGGCATTTCAAGGTGATTCAATTTATTGGGTAGAAGTAGAAAAGGTAGTTCCGAATCCGTTTCAACCCCGACGCGAATTTGATCAGGCAAAGCTGCAAGAGCTGTCTGATTCTATTCGCATGTACGGTGTGTTGCAGCCGCTCACAGTGACACGGAAAGAGATTCAGCGCGAAGATGGTACGTTTTACTCAGAGTATGAGCTCATCGCTGGTGAGCGTCGTTTGCGTGCGAGTAAACTGGCTGGCGTTGCACAAGTGCCGGTGATTATTCGTGAAGGTGAGCAAAATGAACAAGAAAAGCTTGAGCTTGCGATCATCGAAAACCTCCAGCGTGAAGACTTAAATGCCGTAGACCGTGCCATTGCCTTTAAGCAACTGGCTGACATGTTTGGTCTCTCTCACGCACAGGTGGCACAGAAAATGGGCCGTAGTCGTGAATATGTCTCCAACTCTATCCGTCTCCTTGGTCTTCCAGAACATATGCTGCAGGCGCTTAAAACCGGTGAAATGATGGAGGGGCATGCTCGCACACTCCTTATGCTTACCGATCGTCCTGAAGAACAGGAGGTCGTCTTTCGGGAAATTCTTCTCAAGAAGCTTTCGGTGCGTGAAGTAGAGCGTATTGTACGCAAGATTGCGACCGATAAGGTGCGCAAAAAGAACCCAGGTGAGTTTGATGCAAATCTAATTGATTTTGAAAAGCGCTTTACTGAAACTTTGGGTACACGCGTCCAGATTCAAAAGACTGATTTTGGCGGCAAGCTAACCATCGATTATTTTTCTGAAGATGATTTGGAGAGTATTTTGAAGCGCATCAAAGATGAGGTGGCGGAGCAGTCAGGGGGCGCGACGGCAGTTGCTGCACTTGCTGCAGCGACACCGCTTGAAATGTCCGCCAGGGAATCTGTCGTGGCAACGGAGACGCCGACAGAGTCTGCTGTACACCAGGCTACTGCCGAACATATTCTCTCATCACACATACGAGAAGACTCAGCTGAAAAGGTCTGGCAGCCGATTATGCCATCGCCAGAAAATGACTCGACTCCTCTGACGCCAGTTCAGACTCAGACTATGTCCGAATATAAGTCGGCTGAGCCAGTTTTACCGGTCGAGCAAGACCAATATGCAACAACAACAGCACATTCAGTGGTAGAGCCACCAACACCTCTGATGAGTGCCGACGAACAAACACCAGAGCCAAAAGAGACCAGTCTTTCTGACGTGCAACACACACCGGAACCAGTTGCTGACGATAGTGATTTGTACTCAATTCGAAACTTTGGTGTTTAA
- a CDS encoding bifunctional (p)ppGpp synthetase/guanosine-3',5'-bis(diphosphate) 3'-pyrophosphohydrolase — protein MHSADEIIAQLNHPSDTDRELVRKAYSFAAEAHKDHKRYSGDPYMIHTAAVGYKLAAMGMGPRTICAGLLHDTIEDTEVTDDDLKREFGDEVLFLVEGVTKLSSVRYYGTDRHNESLRKLFVATSQDIRVLIIKLVDRLHNMETLHHVPAEKQQRIARETLEIYVPVAHRLGMGKLRKELEDLAFPYVYPEDAKRVTELLIKRFGNAKEVLERERKILQKRLADRNLLNFQTSYRVKGLYSLYHKLKRKEWNIDDVYDLMAMRVVVTTVEDCYRALGIIHDLWRPLPQRVKDYIAFPKPNGYQSIHTTVTTPNGVIMEIQIRTKQMHQEAEFGVASHVFYKQPAVSDPLPPKKPSMFSTLIPSLFKPFSKRDIETEEAETVKAISEETSHQHKIPRWISQIGQTYNPDTKNPTSEFVADAQSDFFSNRIFVFTPTGDVVDLPVGATPIDFAYAIHSEVGDHTSGAKVNRKLVSLETVLKNGDIVEIETRKSAKPSPKWLDFAKTSLARRRIRNAVEHEL, from the coding sequence ATGCACTCAGCAGATGAAATTATTGCCCAACTCAATCACCCGAGCGACACTGATCGTGAACTAGTTCGTAAAGCCTACAGCTTTGCTGCGGAAGCTCACAAGGACCATAAACGTTATTCTGGCGATCCCTACATGATTCACACAGCTGCTGTCGGATACAAGCTCGCCGCTATGGGCATGGGGCCGCGCACCATTTGCGCAGGACTGCTTCATGATACCATCGAGGACACCGAGGTAACCGACGATGATTTAAAACGTGAATTTGGTGATGAAGTACTTTTTCTCGTCGAAGGCGTTACGAAACTCAGCTCAGTGCGCTACTACGGCACCGACCGTCACAACGAAAGTTTACGGAAGTTGTTTGTTGCTACCAGCCAAGATATTCGCGTGCTTATCATTAAGCTCGTGGACCGTCTCCACAACATGGAGACACTACACCACGTGCCAGCCGAAAAACAGCAGCGCATTGCCAGAGAAACGCTAGAAATTTACGTTCCAGTGGCGCACCGGCTCGGAATGGGTAAGTTGCGTAAAGAGCTCGAAGACTTAGCTTTCCCGTACGTTTATCCAGAAGACGCCAAACGTGTTACCGAACTACTTATCAAGCGTTTTGGCAACGCCAAAGAAGTGCTCGAACGCGAACGAAAAATTCTGCAAAAACGCCTGGCTGACCGTAATCTACTCAATTTTCAAACTTCCTATCGTGTTAAAGGTCTTTACAGTCTGTACCACAAACTCAAACGTAAGGAGTGGAATATTGATGATGTGTACGACTTGATGGCCATGCGCGTTGTAGTCACAACCGTCGAAGACTGCTACCGAGCGCTCGGCATTATCCATGATCTCTGGCGACCACTACCACAGCGAGTAAAAGACTACATTGCGTTTCCAAAACCAAACGGCTATCAGTCAATCCACACCACCGTCACTACTCCAAATGGAGTTATCATGGAGATTCAGATTCGCACCAAGCAAATGCACCAAGAAGCTGAATTTGGTGTCGCTTCGCATGTGTTTTATAAGCAGCCAGCTGTCAGTGATCCACTCCCTCCTAAAAAACCCTCGATGTTCTCAACCCTAATCCCAAGCCTCTTTAAACCATTTTCAAAACGAGACATCGAAACTGAAGAAGCGGAGACCGTGAAAGCCATATCAGAAGAAACCTCCCACCAGCACAAAATCCCCCGCTGGATTTCACAGATTGGCCAAACCTACAACCCAGACACCAAAAATCCAACCAGCGAGTTTGTGGCAGATGCCCAGTCTGACTTCTTCTCAAATCGTATTTTTGTCTTTACTCCAACTGGCGATGTGGTCGACCTCCCTGTCGGCGCCACTCCGATTGACTTCGCCTATGCTATTCACTCAGAAGTAGGAGATCACACCTCTGGCGCAAAGGTAAACCGAAAGCTCGTTTCGCTTGAAACAGTGCTCAAAAATGGCGACATTGTGGAAATTGAAACCCGTAAATCAGCAAAACCGAGCCCAAAATGGCTCGACTTTGCAAAAACTTCTTTGGCACGGCGGCGTATACGAAACGCAGTCGAACACGAACTTTAA
- the topA gene encoding type I DNA topoisomerase has translation MSKQTLVIVESPAKAKTIEKYLGTGYKVLSSIGHVRDLPKTNKDAVDIEGGFVPRYIISPGKAKVIEGLQKAAEKADEVLLASDPDREGEAIAWHVAELLKPHNKNLKRVAFNEITKDAVQEAIEHPRKIDENLKEAQEARRVLDRLVGYDLSGLIWKKVRYGLSAGRVQSPALRIVMEREREIRAFIPEDYFVLTANLKDSKAVIPFTCSTEPTDVKEAERIKTVGEKHDWVISDIKETEAKRAPRPPFTTSTLQQTASTRLGFSPSRTMGAAQKLYEAGHITYMRTDSTTLSAQAQKQIIALLHKEYGESYVQPRTYKSKSKNAQEAHEAVRPTNFGKHQAGSTGDQKALYELIWERAVASQMADATLKRTKLITNVTDSKETIPDFAVNGSRVIFDGWLKADPRARGEDTEVPKLAKGDMLSCKSVDIEAKQTQPPNRYTEAGLIKELEKRGIGRPSTYASIMNTIVQRGYVEKEGRTLIPTDTGDVVSTFLEEHFADYISDDFTSEMEDELDEIATGDRTYLKTLKDFYTPFTKAVAAKEDIEKLTTLGPGPKEFPCPDCGANMVKKLGRNGTFLSCSRYPDCEGARLIDGSEVKADEPIGNHPETGEPIFVLNGRFGPYVQLGSTPEKVKGKKTPTPKRASLPAGMKPEDVTLKDAVKFLLLPRELGLHPKTEEPIIANTGQYGPYIGHAGDFRSLKGEDDPYTITYERALEILAEPKQLRKGEKLLKELGVNPKTRKLVNVFESKSGRYLKKGFKRIGIPDNIKTEDITLEVAMELLKQ, from the coding sequence ATGAGCAAGCAAACCCTCGTAATCGTAGAGTCGCCAGCCAAGGCCAAAACTATCGAGAAATATCTCGGTACTGGCTATAAAGTACTGTCTTCTATTGGCCATGTCCGCGACCTGCCAAAGACCAACAAAGACGCCGTCGACATCGAGGGCGGGTTTGTGCCGCGCTATATTATTTCTCCGGGTAAGGCGAAGGTAATTGAGGGACTGCAAAAGGCTGCAGAAAAGGCCGACGAGGTGCTACTTGCTTCCGACCCCGACCGTGAAGGTGAAGCGATTGCCTGGCATGTGGCCGAGCTACTGAAGCCACACAACAAAAACCTCAAGCGTGTGGCGTTTAATGAAATTACCAAGGACGCCGTCCAGGAAGCGATTGAGCATCCGCGCAAGATTGATGAAAATCTCAAAGAAGCGCAGGAAGCGCGTCGTGTGCTCGACCGCTTGGTGGGCTACGACCTGTCTGGTCTCATCTGGAAAAAAGTGCGCTATGGCCTCTCGGCTGGTCGCGTGCAGTCGCCAGCACTACGTATCGTAATGGAGCGTGAGCGTGAAATCCGCGCTTTTATTCCGGAAGATTATTTTGTGCTGACGGCGAATCTGAAGGACAGTAAAGCGGTTATACCGTTTACTTGTAGCACTGAGCCGACTGACGTAAAAGAAGCGGAGCGTATTAAGACAGTCGGCGAAAAACACGACTGGGTAATTTCTGATATTAAAGAAACTGAGGCGAAGCGTGCGCCGCGCCCACCGTTTACTACCTCGACGCTCCAGCAGACCGCCAGCACTCGCCTAGGCTTCTCACCGTCTCGCACCATGGGCGCGGCGCAAAAACTCTACGAAGCCGGTCACATCACCTACATGCGTACTGACAGCACCACCCTTTCAGCTCAAGCACAGAAGCAAATCATTGCTCTCCTTCATAAAGAGTATGGTGAGTCGTACGTCCAGCCACGCACGTACAAAAGCAAGAGTAAGAACGCACAAGAGGCTCACGAAGCGGTTCGGCCGACTAACTTTGGCAAACACCAGGCCGGCTCTACCGGAGATCAAAAAGCACTCTATGAACTCATCTGGGAGCGGGCGGTCGCATCACAAATGGCCGACGCGACCTTAAAGCGCACCAAGCTCATCACCAATGTCACCGACAGCAAAGAAACTATTCCTGACTTTGCAGTGAATGGTTCCCGCGTCATTTTTGACGGCTGGCTTAAAGCCGACCCACGCGCGCGCGGCGAAGATACCGAAGTGCCAAAGCTCGCCAAAGGCGACATGCTTTCTTGCAAAAGCGTCGATATCGAAGCTAAACAAACCCAACCACCAAACCGCTACACTGAAGCCGGTCTCATTAAAGAACTTGAAAAGCGCGGTATCGGTCGCCCGTCTACCTACGCCTCAATCATGAATACCATTGTGCAGCGTGGTTATGTTGAAAAAGAAGGTCGCACGCTCATTCCGACCGACACTGGCGATGTAGTATCCACCTTCCTCGAAGAACACTTTGCTGACTACATCAGCGATGACTTTACCTCTGAAATGGAAGACGAACTTGATGAGATTGCCACTGGTGACCGCACCTACCTCAAAACCCTCAAGGATTTTTACACACCATTCACCAAGGCTGTAGCCGCTAAAGAAGATATCGAGAAGCTCACCACGCTTGGCCCTGGACCAAAAGAGTTCCCTTGCCCAGACTGTGGCGCCAACATGGTGAAGAAACTTGGCCGCAACGGCACCTTCCTCTCATGTAGTCGCTACCCAGATTGTGAGGGTGCCCGCCTCATCGATGGTTCTGAAGTAAAGGCTGATGAACCAATCGGCAACCATCCAGAAACAGGAGAACCAATCTTCGTACTCAACGGTCGCTTTGGCCCATACGTGCAGCTCGGCTCCACACCAGAGAAAGTAAAGGGCAAGAAAACCCCAACCCCTAAGCGCGCCTCACTGCCAGCTGGCATGAAGCCTGAAGATGTCACACTCAAAGACGCAGTAAAATTCCTCTTACTCCCGCGTGAACTTGGCCTCCATCCAAAGACCGAAGAGCCGATTATTGCCAACACGGGTCAGTACGGGCCGTACATTGGGCACGCTGGTGATTTCCGTTCACTGAAGGGCGAAGACGATCCATACACCATCACTTACGAACGCGCACTCGAAATTCTTGCTGAACCAAAGCAGCTCCGAAAGGGAGAAAAGCTGCTCAAAGAACTGGGTGTGAACCCAAAAACTCGTAAGCTCGTGAACGTGTTTGAATCAAAATCAGGACGCTATCTGAAAAAAGGCTTTAAGCGCATCGGCATTCCAGACAATATCAAGACTGAAGATATTACGCTTGAAGTGGCGATGGAGCTACTAAAGCAGTAA
- the dprA gene encoding DNA-protecting protein DprA: MHFEIKDVPAAEFPAGLREIPQPPTTLNYRGQLPAADLTLLSIVGSRKYTTYGKQVLNELVGGLHNYPIGIVSGLALGIDSLAHEAALSNNMYTLAIPGSGLGDDVLYPSSHKRLAHRILESGGGLLSEFTPDFRATKWSFPQRNRLVAGISKATLLVEAAEKSGTLITARMTADYNRELLVVPGSIFSANSAGVHQFLKLGATPVTCAADILEALNIPHDSDTPTQNTLDLSPAEARILDLLQEPVHRDELIRKLAIPTAEASQTLMLLELQGCIVSEQNIYRRTR, encoded by the coding sequence ATGCACTTTGAGATTAAAGACGTCCCAGCTGCGGAATTTCCCGCAGGCCTGCGGGAAATTCCGCAGCCGCCTACCACCCTCAATTACCGAGGACAACTGCCGGCCGCCGACCTCACTCTCCTCTCCATCGTCGGTTCTCGCAAATACACCACCTACGGCAAACAAGTGCTTAACGAACTAGTCGGCGGCCTGCACAACTACCCTATCGGCATTGTATCTGGCCTGGCGCTTGGCATCGACTCGCTTGCACACGAAGCAGCACTCTCTAATAATATGTATACCCTCGCCATCCCCGGCAGCGGCCTTGGTGATGATGTACTCTATCCGAGTAGCCACAAGCGACTCGCTCACCGTATTTTAGAATCTGGTGGTGGACTATTATCAGAATTTACTCCTGACTTCCGCGCCACCAAATGGTCATTCCCGCAACGCAATCGCCTGGTGGCAGGCATTAGCAAAGCTACTTTGCTCGTAGAGGCAGCAGAAAAATCCGGTACCTTGATTACCGCAAGAATGACCGCCGACTATAATCGTGAACTTTTAGTGGTGCCGGGCAGTATATTTTCCGCCAATAGTGCTGGTGTACACCAATTCCTCAAGCTTGGTGCGACACCCGTTACCTGTGCTGCAGACATTCTCGAAGCACTTAATATTCCGCACGATTCTGATACTCCAACCCAAAACACACTCGACTTGTCCCCAGCCGAAGCGAGAATACTTGACCTTCTCCAAGAACCCGTCCACAGAGACGAACTAATCAGAAAACTAGCCATTCCTACTGCCGAAGCCTCCCAGACACTCATGTTACTCGAACTTCAAGGCTGCATTGTTTCAGAGCAAAATATATATCGACGAACACGCTAG